The following proteins are encoded in a genomic region of Mustela erminea isolate mMusErm1 chromosome 3, mMusErm1.Pri, whole genome shotgun sequence:
- the LMAN2 gene encoding vesicular integral-membrane protein VIP36 translates to MAAEDWIWRWGWGRRCPGRPGLPGPGPGPTTPLLLLLLLGPVVADITDGNSEHLKREHSLIKPYQGVGSSSMPLWDFQGSTILTSQYVRLTPDERSKEGSIWNHQPCFLKDWEMHVHFKVHGAGKKNLHGDGIALWYTRDRLVPGPVFGSKDNFHGLAIFLDTYPNDETTERVFPYISVMVNNGSLSYDHSKDGRWTELAGCTADFRNRDHDTFLAVRYSRGRLTVMTDLEDKNEWKNCIDITGVRLPTGYYFGASAGTGDLSDNHDIISMKLFQLMVEHTPDEENIDWTKIEPSVNFLKSPKDNVDDPTGNFRSGPLTGWRVFLLLLCALLGIIVCAVVGAVVFQKRQERNKRFY, encoded by the exons ATGGCGGCGGAAGACTGGATTTggcgctggggctggggccggCGGTGCCCGGGGAGGCCTGGGCTTCCCGGCCCCGGCCCTGGCCCCACTACACCTCTACTTCTCCTCCTGTTGCTGGGGCCCGTTGTTGCGGATATAACTGACGGCAACAGTGAACACCTCAAGAGGGAGCATTCGCTTATCAAGCCCTACCAAG ggGTCGGTTCCAGCTCCATGCCCCTCTGGGACTTCCAAGGCAGCACTATACTCACGAGCCAGTACGTGCGTTTGACTCCGGATGAGCGCAGCAAAGAGGGCTCTATCTGGAACCACCAG CCCTGCTTCCTCAAGGACTGGGAGATGCATGTCCACTTTAAAGTCCATGGTGCTGGGAAGAAGAATCTCCATGGAGATGGCATTGCCTTGTGGTATACCCGGGACCGCCTTGTGCCAG GGCCTGTGTTTGGGAGCAAAGACAACTTCCACGGCTTAGCCATCTTCTTGGACACATATCCCAACGATGAGACCACAGAG CGTGTGTTCCCGTACATCTCGGTGATGGTGAACAATGGCTCCCTGTCCTACGACCATAGCAAAGATGGCCGCTGGACCGAGCTGGCGGGCTGCACGGCCGACTTCCGGAACCGCGATCATGATACCTTCCTCGCTGTGCGCTACTCCCGGGGCCGTCTGACG GTGATGACTGACCTAGAGGACAAGAATGAGTGGAAAAACTGCATCGACATCACGGGAGTGCGCCTGCCCACAGGCTACTACTTCGGAGCCTCGGCTGGCACGGGAGACCTATCTG ACAATCATGACATCATCTCCATGAAGCTGTTCCAGCTGATGGTAGAACACACTCCTGATGAAGAGAACATCGACTGGACCAAGATTGAGCCCAGCGTTAATTTCCTCAAGTCACCCAAAG aTAATGTGGATGACCCGACCGGCAACTTCCGCAGCGGACCGCTGACGGGGTGGCGGGTGTTCCTGCTGCTGCTCTGTGCGCTCCTTGGGATCATCGTGTGCGCCGTGGTTGGGGCCGTAGTGTTTCAGAAGCGGCAGGAGCGGAACAAGCGTTTCTACTGA